The sequence TGTCGTGGCTGGTCGCCACGGCGGCACTGGCGCAGCCGGGCACCAAAAAAGTTACCGTCGGGCTCAGGATCGGCGCCAATTTCTCGAAACTCGACAACCTGTCGTACCAAACACCCCGCCTCGATCCAAACGGCCTGCCGGTGCTGTCGGGGGGTAGCGTCGTCTATGATTTTTTCCAACAGAACGACGCCCGCTCAACGGGGCTGGTGGGTGGGCTGTTTGCCCGTTTCGGCAACCGGTTCTATGTCCAGCCCGAGCTGCTGTTTTCCGTGAAAGGCGGGCGGTTCGATATCCTCCGGCAGGGGCTGGCCACCCAGTCGGTCAACGTCAAGGTCGGCACGATCGACCTGCCCCTGTTGCTGGGCGTGCGGGTGGGGCCGTTGCGGCTCAATGCGGGTCCGATGGCATCACTGACGGTGCTGAACGGGAACCTGAAAGAGGCCATCGCGCACTACGGCTCGCAGCCCATCGGCGAAACCGCCCGGCAGGCGGCAGTCGGGTATCAGGCGGGCATTGGGCTTAGCCTGGCCGGTATGCAACTCGACCTGCGGCACGAAGGTGGCCTAACCGGCAAGCCCGCCACCAGCGACGCCGGTACACAGTCGACCCGCTCGAACCTGTGGCAACTAACCGTCGG comes from Fibrella aestuarina BUZ 2 and encodes:
- a CDS encoding outer membrane beta-barrel protein, with amino-acid sequence MITRFLTLLLLSWLVATAALAQPGTKKVTVGLRIGANFSKLDNLSYQTPRLDPNGLPVLSGGSVVYDFFQQNDARSTGLVGGLFARFGNRFYVQPELLFSVKGGRFDILRQGLATQSVNVKVGTIDLPLLLGVRVGPLRLNAGPMASLTVLNGNLKEAIAHYGSQPIGETARQAAVGYQAGIGLSLAGMQLDLRHEGGLTGKPATSDAGTQSTRSNLWQLTVGVGF